In a genomic window of Lycium ferocissimum isolate CSIRO_LF1 chromosome 9, AGI_CSIRO_Lferr_CH_V1, whole genome shotgun sequence:
- the LOC132029324 gene encoding early nodulin-like protein 4, protein MESLLSQSYFFIIFLGFITGSSCEAYTFYAGGKSGWVLNPSESYSHWAERNRFQVNDTIVFKYKRGSDSVLLVNKDDYSKCNKDKPIRELKHGDSKFKFEGSGPFYFISGHEDNCEKGQKLHIVVLSPNHKAHKMSSPTPVESIGPISPAPTPTKSGATGFVGGLSGFYWGFISLIIATYFCILV, encoded by the exons ATGGAGTCTTTGTTGTCTCAAAGCtatttctttataatttttttggggtttatTACGGGGTCATCATGTGAAGCTTATACATTCTATGCTGGTGGCAAAAGTGGCTGGGTTTTAAATCCTTCTGAATCTTACAGTCATTGGGCTGAACGAAATCGCTTTCAAGTCAATGACACCATCG TTTTCAAGTATAAAAGGGGGTCAGATTCAGTTCTTTTAGTTAACAAAGATGATTACTCCAAGTGCAACAAAGACAAGCCAATTCGTGAACTAAAACATGGTGATTCAAAATTCAAGTTTGAAGGATCAggtccattttattttattagtgGACATGAAGATAATTgtgaaaagggtcaaaagctCCATATTGTTGTGCTGTCACCAAATCACAAAGCCCATAAAATGTCGAGCCCAACACCTGTTGAATCCATTGGCCCAATTTCACCTGCCCCGACTCCGACTAAGTCGGGTGCAACAGGGTTTGTTGGTGGTCTAAGTGGTTTTTATTGGGGCTTTATTAGTTTGATAATAGCAACTTATTTTTGTATCTTAGTTTAA